Proteins co-encoded in one Candidatus Thiodictyon syntrophicum genomic window:
- a CDS encoding CopG family antitoxin yields the protein MKTQELPRTDSIEELAQFWDTHDLTDFEDQLEAVAAPVFTPKAEAVMKIHLRRQEIAAVTRIARSRGLPRESLVREWVLEKLRE from the coding sequence ATGAAAACACAAGAGCTTCCTCGCACTGACTCGATTGAGGAGTTGGCCCAATTCTGGGACACTCACGATCTGACTGACTTTGAGGATCAGCTTGAAGCTGTTGCCGCGCCTGTCTTTACCCCTAAGGCGGAAGCGGTGATGAAGATACATCTGCGACGCCAAGAGATCGCTGCCGTTACCCGCATCGCCCGGTCCCGCGGATTACCTAGGGAATCATTGGTTCGAGAATGGGTACTTGAAAAGCTCCGTGAGTAG